In the genome of Mustelus asterias chromosome 9, sMusAst1.hap1.1, whole genome shotgun sequence, the window agatattgactatctagctgatctgtgcccctcattattttatagacctctataagatcacccctcaacctcctacgctccagagaaaaatgtcccagtctatccagcctctccttataactcaatccatcaagtcccagtagcatcctagtaaatcttttctgcactctttccagtttaataatatcctttctataatagggtgaccagaattgcacacagtattccaagtttggccttaccaatgtcctgtacaacttcaacaagacattccaactcctgtattcaatgttctgaccgatgaaactaagcatgccaaatgccttcttcaccactctgtccacctgtgacttcactttcaaggagctatgaacatgtacccttagatctctttgttctgtaactctcctcaacatactaccattaactgagtaagtcctgccctggttcaatctaccaaaatgcatcacctcgtatttgtctaaattaaactccatctgtcattcgtcagcccactggtccaattggtcaagatcctgttacaattggagatagctttcttcactgtccactataccaccaatcttaggtgtcatctgcaaacatactatgcctcctatattctcatccaaatcattaatataaatgacaaataacatggacccagcactgatccatgaggcacaccgctggtcacaggcctccagcttgaaaaacaaccctctacaaacaccctctgccttctaccaagaagccaattttgtatcgatttagatacctcaccctggatcccgtgagatttaaccttatgcaacagcctgccatgcgataccttgtcaaaggccttgctaaagtccatgtagacagcatcaactgcactgccttcatctaccttcttggttaccccttcaaaaaactcaattaaatttgtgagacatgattttccacccacaaagccatgctgactgtccctaatcagtccttgcatctctaaatgcctgtagattctgtctctcaaaataccttccaacaatttacccaccacagatgtgaagctaactggcctgtagttcccaggcttttccctacagccctttttaaacaaaggcacaacatttgccactctccaatcttcaggcacgtcacccgtgactatcgatgattcaaaaatCTCAGCTAGGGGATCTGCAATTtcccccctagcctcccacaatgttctgggatatacttcatcaggtcccggggatttatctaccttgatgcgctttaagacttccaacacctccttctctgtaatatgtacactcctcaagacatcactatttatttccccaagttccctaacatccatgcttttctcaacagtaaatactgatgagaaatattcatttaggatctcacccatctcttgtggatctgcacataaatgatcctgttgatccttaagaggacctactctctcccttgttactcttttgccctttctgtatttgtagaagctctttggattctttgccttatctgccaaaacaatctcgtgtcccctttttgccctcctgatttctctcttaactctactcctacagcccctatactcttcaagggattcacttgatcccagctgcctatgcatgcctctttcttcttcttgaccagggcctcaatatcccgagtcatccagggttccctacttctgccagctttgcccttcactctaagaggaatgtgtttaccctgaaccctggttaacacacttttgaaagcgtgtcacttaccagacgtccctttgccttcgcacagactcccccaattaacttttgaaagttcctgcctgataccatcaaaattggccttgccccaatttagagttttaacttttgggccagacctatcattctccatagctatcttaaaactaatagaattacggtcactggtcccaaagtgatccctcactaacacttctgtcacctgcccttccttatttcccaagaggaggtcaagttttgcctcctctctagtcgggccatccacatactgaatgagaaattcctcctgaatacactcaacaaatttctctccatccaaccctctaatactatggctgtcccagtcaatgttggggaagttaaaatctccgactattaccaccctatttttcttggagctatctgtaatctccttacatatttgctcctcaatttcctgccgactatttgggggcctatagtacaaccctctcaaaatgatttcccccttcttatttctcagttctacccatatagactcagtggccgaaccctcggatatatcccctctcagtacggccgtgatactttccctaatcaaaagtgcaactccccatcctctcttacctcctgttctatctttcctatagcatctgtatcctggaacattgagcttccagtcctgtccctcccttagccatgtttcagtaattgctataatatcccagtcccacgtacccatccatgcccagaGTTCATCTGCCtcgcccgtcaggcctcttgcattgaaataaatgcaatttaatctggacttcccttgctctctgtcttgcttttgcttgatctgtctggtactaggattactgatactgcctttactacttaatgtactctctttaatttctgtgctgtcctcaaacttctcttctgtctccctactgctttggatcccatccccctgccaaactagtttaaactctcccgagtggctctcgcaaatctccccgccaggatgttagtccccctccagttcagatgtaacccatccctcttgaacaggtcagcccttccccagaagagctctcactagcacgtggcagcggtagtagtcctgaaattactaccttcgaggtcctgcactttagccttctgcctaactctctatattcacatttcaggacctcatcccttttcctacctatgtcgttggtaccaatatgtacaatgacctctggctgctcactctcccccttaagaatgtcctgcaatcgctcagagacatccttgaccctggcaccagggaggcaacacaccatcctggagtctcgattgcggccacagaaacgcctgtccgtgcctttaactagcgagtcccctattactactgctctttGCCCAacgctgtcccacagcagaaccagctgtggtgtcacaggcctggctgctgctgatatctccccctgacaggctatccccctcaacagtatccaaaatgatatacttgtttgaaaggggaataagcacaagagactcctgcactacctgcctgcctctcctggctgaatctgtggtgtgacaacctccctgtaactagtgtctatcacactctctgcctcctgtatgctccgcagtgcatccacctgctgctccaaccgaacaatgcggtctgtgagcagctgcaactggacacacctCCTGcatacaaagttgtcagggagactagatttctccctaattgcccacatctggcaggaggagcatgccactgccctagctgccataTTGCACTTATACAGATAAAAGGATtaaagaatctcaactcacctctcccttgcttgtAGTCCTCCTGCCGACTTTTGTTTTGGTTAGaagaggagatagggagggaaacactgaaggagtgtttggggtttaactgtcccttcacagcagctcctccaTAAACCACCTTCTGATCAcagtgactgcacctatgcaaatATGACCTGCAACCACCAATCATCTTCACCgctctgctgccctcgccctggaCACTTACCTTCACTCAAAGTAGGAAGGTGTCTCCCGGAAACCcaccttctggtcgcagtgactgcacctatgcaaatGTGACCTGCAATCGCCagtcacgctggcacagtggttagcactgctgcctcagtgtgccagggacccaggttcaattcctggcttgggtcactgtctgtgtggagtttgcacattctccccttgtctgtgtgggtttcctctggatgctccggtttcctcccacagtccaaagatgtgcaggttaggtggattgaccatgctaaattgactcttagtgtcaggctaagctaaagtaaatgcatggggttgtggggatagggcctgggtgggattgtggttggtgcagacccgatgggctgagtggcctccttctgcactgtgggattctatgattctagaaggtTTAGCGTCTCGCCAAATATCTTTGGATACTTCACTCTTACATGGTGAGCTCTGCGTACCAGTGTGGGTAACAATGATATTTTACGTTCAAGATGTCACTTTCCACCACCTTACTCCATGCAAAATTCAGAGTTCTTATCTGAACAATCCCTCCCCTTCAGTGAAATCACAAGAGTGGGGCACAGAGGGGATCTCAAAAAACAAACAGGTACAGAGTGAGAAGCAATACTTGGATTCCATGGGTGAAGATtacaaaataaatacatttagtACTCTTCCAATGAGGACAATGCATTTAATCTTTAAATCAGCAGTTTTACCTTGCCCCAACCCCGATGTGAAATGTATTTTTGACCAGATGCACAGAAAGAAAATGTTCTGGTAATGATAATAGATGTTGTATCAACAACAGACGCCAGACAACCTGTCCTGTGGCAGCTGATTTATTTGATCCTGCAATTACAATCAGGCATGTTTAATGCATCCAGTGGGTGTGTGAAGGGTCCATATGGGCAGCTCAGTTATCAGCCAGGTTTGGGTAATGATATTTCTCAGACTGGAACAGAAGATCCCTTTAGCTGAAATGCAAACAGTCAGATTTTCCAGAACCTCCTGTTCTTCCAGGTCCTCCTCCCAAGGATTAGAGTCATCGTAATGGGAGCAAATTCCATGTTACTATCCTTTTCTGGGTTTGCCATAATATATGGCTTCTTCAGTTCTTCCAAGACTGTGACCTATATCTCAAAGTGTGCAAGATATATAATTGAAATCCCACACCGGATAATGCTCTTAATTGCTATTTTTGAGCTACTAGCAAAAAGGCTGTCACCATCGCCTCAAATCCACACGAGCAAATGGAAATGAACACCTAATAAGCTCATCTGAGATGGTGGAGGTAAGGTTGCATTTTTGCACATCATCATTTCTCAATCCCAAAGAACTGCTCCTCTATTTGGCATCATTGCAACCAAGAATTCAACTGAGTCATCTAAAAGCATCCGATTCCATCACATCTTTATGTTGTATTTTAAATAGAATGGCTATCTATATTTCTAAATCTGCAATAAAGGTTTGCTATTCTGGTTAATTATGTGCACTTAATAGTATATGCTGGAAATGCATAGGGATCCATTAGTTAACAGAACTGCCTTAGTGATAGCTGACTAATCTTATTTTctgtagcacttggggtgaatgggatcaaaggttatggggaaaaagcagaattaggctattgagttggatgatcagccatgaatgtggtgaagggcgaaatggcctcctcctgttcctatcttctatgtttctaaggtcaTAAGGCCATATAACAGGTTATAGTTTTATTCCTGTGCCCGTGAAGATGAGAGGTGTCAGTACTAGGAGGTGAAATCCCTTCAGGTATTCTGTATCAGTGGTTAGCATCCCAGTTCAGAAATAGCATAGCAAACTGCAGAATAAAACTCCCACCCTTTCTCGCAAGTCTCAGAAGAACCCTCACCATAGTAATAATGTAATAATGTAATACTCTCACACCACGCCTCTATCAGTGAGAATTTAGTGCCAGATTATTGACAGCCACACCAATTCCCCTGGGATTCTAGTAGCCAGCATAAAGGGtgtcatggtgacacagtggttagcaccgttgcctcacagctccaggaacctgggttcaattctggccttgggtgactggccggtgtggagtttacacagtctccccatgtctgcgtgggtttcctctgcgtgctccggtttcctcacacagtccaaagatgtgtaggttaggtggattggccatgctaaattgctccctttgtgtcccaaggtttgtaggttggatggattaaccatggtaaatgtgtgggattatggggatggggtgggggagagggcctgggtgggatgctctgtcagagagttggtgcagactcgatgggccgaatggcctcttcagcaccGTAGGGATTTATGATTCTAATGATGACCCCATCAATTAGAGTTGTACTTGAACAAAGGAGCCAGTGAAGGGATGAAAGTGGTGAAATACACTTGGTTCCCCGTGTGTTGGTTCTGAGGCTGGTTGAGGCGGAGTGAGGAAAATATTTAATTGATATACTTCAAGTCCCAAACTAGAATAAATAGTCAATAATACATTCAAATTAACCCTTTCATTCATGGCTATAAACTTTCAATGGATTTGTTTCAAGATTTGATGTGCCAATTCAGTAAGGAGGAAAGGGCTCAAGATCAATGCTTAACAAGTCCTTGTAGGGGGTCACATCCCTGAATAATACTGGGCTGTTTAGTTAAACAACAAGCATTTGTGGTTGAACCTCTCGATGTTTGTTATATTTTAAGGGCCCAATATTCAAGATATTAGCATTTCATCATCTCTTGTGGTTTTGGGCTGGGAAGAGATTTATACTGCACACAATCTGTGCCATCTTTTTGTGAAAAGGGCAGAAACTGGTCATATACCAGTGCAGATTCTGCAAAACATTACTTTGGAAAGCTTGCTGTAAGTTCAGGAAATGAGAGGAAtcttccaaaaaaaaaatcattagaaGTAGGAGAGTTAAATATTCACAAATTAAATTTTTATAAGCTTACTTTCTTCCAGTGCCCTCAGAATCAGAACTATTAAGATTTCAAATCACGTATTAAAGCCTGGAAGATGTTCACAACTGActctgcccaggtatcctgttgATGTCCTTGAAATCTTGATGCCTGATAAGCGGTGAACACCAAGGTCAGCAGGGTCCTCTCAAAGTCCTCAGACTTGAGCTGCCCAATGTACTTGGATAGTCTGTAAGTAAGTCTTTGGATATCAACGATATTCTTGGGGATGATGTGATTGACAATAACGTCAAACGCCTTTGCTGCTCTCAGTGATGCAAGTTCTTCATCCTTCAGGTGGCATTTTAAGTTGTCATCTACGTTCAACCCACCCAGAAGAAACTAAAAATGCAGAAAACAAAtatgaataaaaatgacaaaaccACAAAAAACAGTCAACTGTTTAGGGTTTGTGAAAGAATGGAAACAATCTACACAGATCCTCTCTAAAGCTGAAATGAACTATATAAATCAATGAAGTGAAACATTTGATCCTTGCTCTGTGCCTAGATCTCATTGAGGGCAAATAAGTGGCTAAAAGCGATAAGGAGACAGcacaagaattttttttttattcattcttgggacatgggtgtcactggctggccagcatttattgcccatccctagttgtccttgttcagagagcagttacaagtcaaccacattgctgtgactctggagccacatgtagaatccatagaatccctacagtgcagaaggaggccattcagtccattgagcctgcaccaacaacaatcccacccaggctcatccccataaccctagctatgtaccctgctagtccccctgacgctaaaggtcaatttagcatggccaatcaacctaacctgcacatctttggactgtaggaggaaaccagaacactcggaggaaacccatgcagacacaaggagaacatgcaaactccacacggacagtgacccaaggctggaattgtgcctgggtccctggcgctgtgaggcagcagtgccaaccaggtgtggaaagcagatttccttccctaaaggacattagtgaaccaaatgggtttttccaacaatcaacaatgggttcatgatcatcagtagattcttaattccagatattttttattgaattcaaatacctccatttgctgtggagggattcgaaccctgggcccctgaacattagttgagtttctggatcaatagtctagcgataataccagtagaccatcgcctcccccaagaATGGACGGGACTCTCACTCCTGATGAATCTTGAGTGATCTCTGGAAATGAAAAGCCTTGAACTTTGAATGAAGACAGAATTCAGCTCCACTGTGACTGTCTTGCACAGTGGCATAGTCTGTGTAATTTCATGGTCTAAGATCACACGTGAACTTGATGAAGTCTAGGAGAGTGTCCAGAAACCATGAAGCTTTAGTCTAACATGACACTAGAGGTCTCTTGGCACTGcacaaggagcaaagtgccaatgcccaggcagTACCTTAGCACTGCCTACcgagcatcgggcagtgccaagggggtggggcagggctTGATGGGGCCGGAGCCTCTTGGGGGAGATTGGTGGGATGCAGGGTCTGCAGTCAGGCTgaatgacagagggagagaggccagcGTTCAGGGCTGGGCACTGGGATGGGGgcggggtcagcctgctgggggagtcggggctgcagtggggagggtttgggactGTGGCGGGAGATTCGGGGCTGtcgctggtggggggagggcaatcGGGATATTGGGGCTGCCGGGCGGAGCGGAGGCGGGAGAGCTGGGGGAGGGAGATCGAGATGGGCTGGGGTGGAAGGGGACACATcctggaggccagcaattgggccgtggaggggcggggggaggtcggaggggcagcgatgcggtgttgctgtgctggccagtgattgagctggccagtgatcgagaggctggcagtgcggggccactgtgcatgcgtcgatctcgacactgacagattggtgcatgtgcagtgtcccactcagcgctatgctgccatccTCTCCAACGGGAATAGGTTCCGCCTCCTGATTTTTAGAGGGATTTGCGCCAGGGCTCAGagcacagtgcacagagtgtgggagattcattttgaaactcccgctgaaaaatccaacgggatttattccagtttttatgcaagttCGACACTTAgggcctattttaccattttgattccaagtgctgggagtgtttcagatccgatttttagaccctttctcaggtgcccccatacacactctgcctgaaaaaatatcagcgattccaaatcgcgctgcacaagcctgtgggcggggcttaacgcgcccgaaaacctgcagctccaatcggcgcctccaactgcgcatgcacagaaaaaaaatgatagaatgctgctcccctgccacatccctcccgggccggataatgcctccccctgacccccacagacattgcctcacccccacaacattactgaccccccttatccccccccaccccctccgccacccagaccgatcgcgggcccctttccccccttccccccactgatctcatgcaaagtggcagcggaccctccttcccctccactgatctgaaGTAGAGAGGCagtagacccccccttccccctcactgatctcaggcagagtggaagcggactccccttccccctcactgatctcaggcagagtggcagcggactccccttcccccccactgatcatttGCAAAGTGACAggatcccctttcccccccactgatctcagacagagtggcagtggaccctccttcccccccactgatctcaagcagagtggcagcggaaccccccatcccccccactgatctcagacagatggcagcagaccccccatcccccccactgatctcaagcagagtggcagcggacccccattcccccccaccaatcgcaagcagagtggcagcggacccccattcccccccaccaatcgcaagcagagtggtagcggaccctccttccccccccacacttgCAGAGCCCCCACCGACCCATGAAAGAAAACGGATGCAACGAAAGGACTCcgtaagcagcagagagccatcggacgctcggcacttccctcctcactaaccctcactgatggagcgcccgaatcggacttatatggggCATGTCTATTTCACGTCGATACCGGATtggcgaatgtggtggtaaagggggaagtgccggtaaagttgggcgtgcagtccattaagtcaatttaaatgcatgcaaatacatttaaatgaccgttgtgcccgtttcaggcgcggtccccattgtggccattttcaggccttggtaaaggggaacctgtgcggaggcaggcgcggatcgcgctactcacctcacgcccgactttacaaaGTTTTCGTGCCTGcacaacatgatggtaaaatcgaCCCTTAGAAAATCGCCCCCATTATATGTAAAGACAGATGCCACTgagaactcaatgggccgaatggtctaattccgTGCCTGCATcttaatgtcatagaatcatagaattctacagtgcagaaggaggccatttggcccatcgggtctgcactgactacaatcccaccgaggccctctccctataaccccatgtatttaccccagctagtccccctgacactaaggggcaatttagcatggccaatccatctaacctgcacatctttggactgtgggaggaaaccaaagcacccggaggaaacccacacagacatggggagaatgtgcaaactccacatagacagtgacccaagccaggaatcaaacacgggtctctggcgctgcgaggcagcagtgctaaccactgtgccactatgccacccatgtTTTATGGAGAAGGTCCACAATGAAGATTATGGTCATTGCTCCCTGTTACCATTAGcatacatgggcggcatggtggtgcagtggttagcactgctgcctcacagcgccagggaccccggttcaattcctggcttgggtcactgtctgtgtggagcttgcacattctccccgtgtctgcgtgggtttcctctgggtgctcgggtttcctctcacagtccgaaagaagtgctggttaggtgcattgacctgaacaggcgcctcgaggaatttcacagtaacttcattgcagtgttaatgtaagccttacttgtgactaataagtaaactttacttttactttaccatACAAAGTCATTGAGGTTGCAAGGGAGAAAAGCATTCAGAATGAGGGGATCCATTCACTGGGAACACTAActgtggaggaggccattcacgaAGGTCAGTGTGAGAATTCACTCTGCAGGTGAGCAGTCTGAGTGCTCCTGATCTGTGGGGACAGTGACTGTGTGATGCTGAGTGCTAATGTAATGATAGTGTGAGAATATAGTAATTGAAGAATGCTTACTGTGAGAGATCTTACTGAAGAGGATTATTATGGGGTTTAGTCATTCATGAGGAGTCTAAAGAGGAACCCAGTCATCAAGTAAATTATTGTTTGAGACCAAGCCACTGAGTAGTAATTATGAGTGCTTATGTCATTGAAGAGCTAAtaatacagaaacaggccatttggcccaaccagtttGTGTCGTCAAATAGTTCTGATCATAAATACCCACACAGCTCCCATATCTCTTCAACCTCTGTTCTTCTATCCACCTATCTAACCTCATTTTCAATGTTGGcgtagggctgaattttccccatGAAAGTCCCAAACCCTCCCCAGGGTGAAGCAGTCATAGACCACTGGTTTCACAGAGATGCTCCTTCATTGGCAGCTTTTTAGTGGCTCGGGAGCAGGAACTCAGGCAGGTCTTCTCAAGGGCAGGTCTAATTAAAACTGACCATAGCAGCCATTTTTGGGAGCTGCCTATTGAGTGCTCTAACTTCACCTTGGAAAAAACTGTTATCGTGAGGAGACTGGGATGTCTTCGgagatccagaggcccaggtaggACAGCCCCTCAAGTTGCAGTTGTAGGCCCAGACATTCTCCAAGAAGCCTTGAGGAGGAGAAGGAAGGTCCTCTTTTCAGAAGGTGACAGGAAGGAACCACTCACCCAAACTAAGTATGGATGGACATAGCTGACACTGTCCATAGAAGGAGTGTAGTCTACAGAAGGTGAATCCTGTATCAGAAGAGGTTCAATGATCTGATCTGCTCCGGCAAATTGAATTCTATCCCAAACCACAGCAATACAGATCACTGGGTATTTACCCTCCAGCAAACTCATCAGCTGAGGAGTCTAAGGCCATATGTTGCTGTTGAATATGGGAGGGATGTAAAAAAGGGTCAGAGCTATAGTGCTGCTGAGGTCCTGCCACCACAGATATGTGCAGCTTCGAATGAATTGGACCAACAGGCATTAGTCATGGAGGACAGCAATGCCATTCCACACTCTCTTTAGTCCTTGCAGAAGAAATGTGCTCATAATGTCCAAGAGAGGGCCTAGATCGGTGGAGGCATCCCTTGCCTTCTAGTGATCACAGGCATAGAGGAGGCAACCATGCAATTAACTAAGATTATGGACATTGAGGAAGCTGCCATGGCAAGGTGGGCACTTGTGGTGGAGATGGTGATTAGAGAAGGTAATACACTCATTAAGGAGAAGCCTTCCACTCCACTCTGCCCAATGGAATTCTGAACACTGTGCTGCACtgagaatcatgatgtggagatgccggcgttggactggggtaagcacagtaagaagtctcacaacaccaggttaaagtccaacaggtttatttggtagcaaataccataagctttcggagcacagctccttcgtcagatggagtggatatctgttctccaacagtgcacagacacagaaatcaagttacagaatactgattagactgcaaatctctacagccagccaggtcttaaaggtacagataatgtgggtggagggagcattcaacacaggttaaagagatgtgtattgtctccagacagaacagctagtgagattctgcaagatcagggggaaagctgtgggggttactgataatgtgacataaatccaacatcccggtttaggccgtcctcatgtgcgctgaacttggctatcagtttctgctcagcgactctgcgctgtcgtgtgtcgtgaaggccgccttggagaacgcttacctgaagatccaaggctgaatgcccgtgactgctgaagtgctcccccaacaggaagagaacagtcttgcctggtgattgtcgagcggtgttcattcatccgttgttgtagcgtctgcatggtttccccaatgtaccatgcctcgggacatcctttcctgcagcgtatcaggtagacaacgttggccaagttgcaagagtaggtaccgtgtacctggtagatggtgttctcacgtgagatgatggcatccgtgtcgatgatccggcacgtcttgcagaggttgctgtggcagggttgtgtggtgtcgtggtcactgttctcctgaaggctgggtagtttgctgcggacaatggtctgtttgaggttgcgtggttgtttgaaggcaagaagtgggggtgtggggatggccttggcgagatgttcgtcttcatcaatgacatgttgaaggctccggaggagatgccgtagcttctccgctccggggaagtactggacgacgaagggtactctgtccaccgtgtcccgtgtttgtcttctgaggaggtcggtgtggtttttcgctgtggcgcgtcggaactgttgatcgatgagtcgagcgccatatcctgttcttatgagggcatctttcagcgtctggaggtgcctgttgcgatcctcctcatccgagcagatcctgcgtattcggagggcttgtccgtaggggatggcttctttaacgtgtttagggtggaagctggagaagtggagcatcatgaggttatccgtgggttgcactcttggacacacgcatctccattaaggacagtcacctctgcacctcactgtaccgcaagcccacggataacctcatgatgctccacttctccagcttcca includes:
- the fam180a gene encoding protein FAM180A; translation: MQGKALILLIFSTNVCATALPKRNKVLFPAAQRLKRNLGPDIAINPVFQKSHKDMELLYEFLLGGLNVDDNLKCHLKDEELASLRAAKAFDVIVNHIIPKNIVDIQRLTYRLSKYIGQLKSEDFERTLLTLVFTAYQASRFQGHQQDTWAESVVNIFQALIRDLKS